From Magnolia sinica isolate HGM2019 chromosome 13, MsV1, whole genome shotgun sequence, one genomic window encodes:
- the LOC131222777 gene encoding glutaredoxin-C6-like: MQRVRCRPFNDGACLQLTAGSAKAPLSIDVAETTEKRIQRLVAENPVIIFSRPSCCMCHVMKQLLTTLGVHPTVIELDEGEMAALTAHGSEADSGPPAVFIGGDHVGGLESLMALHLSGRLVPKIREVGAAWL; this comes from the coding sequence ATGCAACGCGTACGGTGCCGGCCTTTTAATGACGGTGCCTGTTTGCAACTAACGGCGGGATCGGCCAAAGCGCCGTTATCGATCGACGTGGCTGAAACGACAGAGAAGAGGATCCAACGACTGGTGGCGGAGAATCCGGTAATCATCTTCAGCCGACCGTCGTGCTGCATGTGCCACGTCATGAAGCAGCTGCTGACGACGCTAGGCGTCCACCCCACCGTGATCGAATTGGACGAAGGGGAGATGGCTGCGCTCACCGCGCACGGTAGCGAGGCGGATTCCGGTCCGCCGGCGGTTTTCATAGGTGGGGACCACGTCGGGGGTCTGGAGAGCCTCATGGCCCTCCATCTCAGCGGCCGCCTCGTGCCCAAGATCCGAGAAGTTGGCGCGGCCTGGCTATGA